One part of the Alistipes onderdonkii genome encodes these proteins:
- a CDS encoding MFS transporter — MTEIIQRKLNDSAWVRWTALILIALTMFFGYMFVDMMSPLQSMIEAQRGWTPDVFGMYGSSEFIFNVFGFLILAGIILDKMGVRFTGMLSASLMFIGACIKYYGVSDAFIGTGAEAWLNSWWVSFPASAKLASLGFMIFGCGMEMAGITVSKTIAKWFEGKEMALAMGLEMAIARVGVFAVFSISPWLANMAPATVVRPVAFCTLLLLIGLLTYAVFTFMDRKLDKQLGLDSRGNNSSEEEFRISDLGKIFSSKVFWIVAILCVLYYSAIFPFQRFATNMLESNLGVTAQTAADIFRWFPMGAAAITPLLGSYLDHKGKGATMLIFGAILMTVCHLIFAFVLPAYPSTLIAYGAIIILGISFSLVPAALWPSVPKIMETRYLGSAYSLIFWIQNIGLCLFPAVIGYALKFSNPGHVDGTAYNYTLPMVIFASCGIAAMLLGLWLKAEDRKKKYGLELPNIKK, encoded by the coding sequence ATGACGGAAATTATCCAACGGAAACTCAACGACTCGGCCTGGGTGCGGTGGACGGCGCTCATCCTGATCGCACTGACGATGTTCTTCGGCTACATGTTCGTGGACATGATGTCGCCCCTGCAGAGCATGATCGAGGCACAGCGCGGCTGGACGCCCGACGTGTTCGGCATGTACGGAAGTTCGGAGTTCATCTTCAATGTCTTCGGATTCCTGATCCTGGCAGGTATCATCCTCGACAAAATGGGCGTACGTTTCACGGGGATGCTCTCGGCATCCCTGATGTTTATCGGCGCCTGCATCAAATATTACGGCGTGAGCGACGCCTTCATCGGCACAGGCGCCGAGGCTTGGCTCAACAGCTGGTGGGTATCGTTTCCGGCCAGTGCCAAACTCGCATCGCTCGGGTTCATGATATTCGGATGCGGCATGGAGATGGCCGGCATCACCGTTTCGAAGACCATCGCCAAATGGTTCGAAGGCAAGGAAATGGCCCTCGCAATGGGGCTGGAAATGGCCATCGCCCGCGTGGGTGTCTTCGCCGTTTTCTCCATCTCGCCGTGGCTCGCCAACATGGCTCCCGCAACGGTCGTGCGCCCGGTGGCGTTCTGTACCCTGCTGTTGCTGATCGGACTGCTCACCTACGCGGTATTCACTTTCATGGATCGCAAACTGGACAAACAGCTCGGGCTGGATTCCCGCGGCAACAACAGTTCCGAAGAGGAATTCCGCATCAGCGACCTGGGCAAGATATTCAGCAGCAAGGTGTTCTGGATCGTAGCCATACTCTGCGTGCTCTACTATTCGGCGATCTTCCCCTTCCAGCGCTTCGCCACGAACATGCTGGAAAGCAACCTCGGCGTCACGGCACAAACGGCCGCCGACATCTTCCGCTGGTTCCCGATGGGCGCCGCAGCCATCACGCCGCTGCTGGGCAGCTACCTCGACCACAAGGGCAAGGGCGCCACGATGCTGATCTTCGGGGCCATCCTGATGACGGTGTGCCACCTGATCTTCGCCTTCGTGCTCCCGGCCTATCCGAGTACGCTCATCGCTTACGGCGCCATCATCATCCTGGGAATCTCGTTCTCGCTGGTACCCGCAGCGCTGTGGCCCTCGGTTCCCAAGATCATGGAGACCCGCTACCTGGGTTCGGCCTACTCGCTGATCTTCTGGATCCAGAACATCGGCCTCTGCCTCTTCCCGGCAGTCATCGGCTACGCCCTCAAATTCAGTAACCCGGGACATGTGGACGGCACGGCCTACAACTATACGCTCCCGATGGTGATTTTCGCCAGCTGCGGCATTGCCGCGATGCTTCTGGGACTATGGCTCAAAGCGGAAGACCGGAAAAAGAAATACGGGCTCGAACTGCCCAATATAAAGAAGTAG